The Aspergillus flavus chromosome 2, complete sequence region ACGCGACCATCAGCGTCGGTGGTCGCGGTAAAAGTGATGGGGCTTTGGCTGCTTGAAGGGGCCGACAAGAGAGTCAGCGTCACCGGGAGGTTCGCCGCCGGGGTTCCCGACAGAGTATTTAGCACGTGGCAGGTAATAGGGTCGCGAGACATTGTAGCAGAGGTGTTTGGTGCAATCGAGTTATTGACAGCGGTGGAGGATGCTGGAGGTGGAAGAAGCTGCTGTTGGTAAAGGCTGAGTCGATCTTTGGTTCTGGCCAATTGCTCACTGGATCTCATGTCcatcaaggaagaaatattcgaaaggaaaaggagggtAATGATTGGAGAGTGGAAATCGTAAGGAGATGTCGGgtactttttttcttctatccCCTTATATGTAGACCTATGGGGTTTTTGTATCTCCGCTCTTCATGCATCGGAGACCACCGACAGTCTGTTGAAC contains the following coding sequences:
- a CDS encoding transthyretin domain protein, giving the protein MDMRSSEQLARTKDRLSLYQQQLLPPPASSTAVNNSIAPNTSATMSRDPITCHVLNTLSGTPAANLPVTLTLLSAPSSSQSPITFTATTDADGRVKNWTPATNCPAPVPAILASLPAADSKTHWSVRFEVGPWYEAQGVESFWPEVEVKFTVKGRGREGEEGWRHYHVPVLLGPWNYSTYRGS